A window of Streptomyces armeniacus contains these coding sequences:
- a CDS encoding inorganic phosphate transporter: MDTFALVVTIGVALFFTYTNGFHDSANAIATSVSTRALTPRAALLMAAVMNLAGAFLGSGVAKTVSEGLIETPHGSGGMAILFSALVGAIVWNLITWYYGLPSSSSHALFGGMVGAALAGGITVYWSGVLEKIVIPMFLSPIVGMGLGYLVMLAIMWMFRKANPHKAKRGFRIAQTVSAAGMALGHGLQDAQKTMGIVVMALTIADVQDHNEIPAWVKITCALMLSLGTYAGGWRIMRTLGRRIIELDPPQGFAAETTAASVMYTASFLFHAPISTTHVITSGIMGVGATKRVSAVRWGVAKNIVAGWFITMPAAAGVAAVCYAAVTLVS, from the coding sequence GTGGACACGTTCGCGCTGGTCGTGACCATCGGGGTCGCGCTCTTCTTCACGTACACCAACGGCTTCCACGACTCGGCGAACGCGATCGCCACGTCCGTCTCGACCCGGGCCCTCACCCCGCGCGCCGCGCTGCTGATGGCCGCCGTGATGAACCTCGCGGGCGCGTTCCTCGGCAGCGGCGTCGCCAAGACCGTGAGCGAGGGGCTGATCGAGACCCCGCACGGCTCGGGCGGCATGGCGATCCTCTTCTCGGCGCTGGTCGGTGCCATCGTCTGGAACCTGATCACCTGGTACTACGGGCTGCCGTCCTCCTCCAGCCACGCGCTGTTCGGCGGCATGGTGGGCGCCGCGCTCGCGGGCGGGATCACGGTGTACTGGTCGGGCGTGCTCGAGAAGATCGTCATCCCGATGTTCCTGTCGCCGATCGTGGGCATGGGCCTCGGCTACCTGGTGATGCTCGCGATCATGTGGATGTTCCGCAAGGCCAACCCGCACAAGGCCAAACGGGGTTTCCGCATAGCGCAGACCGTGTCCGCGGCCGGGATGGCGCTGGGGCACGGGCTGCAGGACGCGCAGAAGACGATGGGCATCGTGGTGATGGCCCTGACCATCGCCGACGTACAGGACCACAACGAGATCCCGGCCTGGGTCAAGATCACGTGCGCGCTGATGCTGTCGCTCGGCACGTACGCGGGGGGCTGGCGCATCATGCGGACGCTGGGGCGCCGGATCATCGAACTGGACCCGCCGCAGGGGTTCGCGGCGGAGACCACGGCGGCGTCCGTGATGTACACGGCGTCGTTCCTCTTCCACGCGCCGATCTCGACGACGCACGTGATCACGTCGGGGATCATGGGCGTGGGCGCGACGAAGCGGGTTTCCGCGGTGCGGTGGGGAGTTGCGAAGAACATCGTGGCGGGGTGGTTCATCACGATGCCTGCGGCGGCGGGGGTCGCGGCCGTCTGCTACGCGGCGGTCACGCTCGTCTCCTGA
- the pstB gene encoding phosphate ABC transporter ATP-binding protein PstB, translated as MAKRIDISGLSAYYGSHRAIDDISMSVEPRSVTAFIGPSGCGKSTFLRTLNRMHEVTPGGRVEGKVMLDNEDLYGSGVDPVSVRRTIGMVFQRPNPFPTMSIYDNVAAGLKLNGKYKKSELDGVVEKSLQGANLWNEVKDRLNKPGSGLSGGQQQRLCIARAIAVEPQVLLMDEPCSALDPISTLAIEDLVGELKSKYTIVIVTHNMQQAARVSDRTAFFNLAAVGQPGKLIEIDETERIFSNPAVQATEDYISGRFG; from the coding sequence ATGGCCAAGCGCATCGACATCAGCGGCCTATCCGCCTACTACGGCTCGCACCGCGCCATCGACGACATCTCGATGAGCGTCGAGCCCCGCTCCGTCACGGCCTTCATCGGCCCGTCCGGCTGCGGCAAGTCCACCTTCCTGCGCACCCTCAACCGCATGCACGAGGTCACGCCCGGCGGCCGGGTCGAGGGCAAGGTGATGCTGGACAACGAGGACCTGTACGGCTCGGGCGTCGACCCCGTCTCCGTACGCCGCACCATCGGCATGGTCTTCCAGCGCCCCAACCCGTTCCCGACGATGTCCATCTACGACAACGTCGCGGCCGGCCTGAAGCTCAACGGCAAGTACAAGAAGTCCGAGCTGGACGGCGTCGTCGAGAAGTCCCTGCAGGGCGCGAACCTCTGGAACGAGGTCAAGGACCGCCTGAACAAGCCCGGTTCCGGCCTCTCCGGCGGCCAGCAGCAGCGGCTGTGCATCGCCCGCGCGATCGCGGTCGAGCCGCAGGTGCTGCTGATGGACGAGCCCTGCTCGGCGCTCGACCCGATCTCCACGCTGGCAATCGAGGACCTGGTCGGCGAGCTCAAGTCGAAGTACACGATCGTGATCGTCACGCACAACATGCAGCAGGCGGCGCGCGTGTCCGACCGTACGGCCTTCTTCAACCTGGCCGCGGTCGGCCAGCCCGGCAAGCTCATCGAGATCGACGAGACCGAGCGCATCTTCTCCAACCCGGCGGTCCAGGCGACCGAGGACTACATCTCGGGCCGCTTCGGCTGA
- a CDS encoding aminoglycoside phosphotransferase family protein translates to MATARTADIRPEIDAALVRRLVDTQFPRWAGLPLELFASAGCDHVIYRLGEELAVRLPRHAGAIGQARKEFRWLPRLAPHLPLAVPVPVGVGEPGFGYPWPWAVSRWLDGEVATVDALADSTGAAAELARFLRSLQKFAPDGVPAETGRGELGSWSLADRDRATRYAIAEVDGVFDAAAMTELWDAAMSAPAWDRPPVWFHGDFHTGNLLTVDGRLSAVIDFGGLGIGDPACDLMIAFTLMTAGSRAAFRDTLGVDDATWLRGRGWALATGLNAYTSYAAVNPRIAAQTTRQITEALTC, encoded by the coding sequence TTGGCAACGGCGAGAACCGCGGACATCCGGCCCGAGATCGACGCCGCGCTCGTGAGGCGTCTGGTGGACACGCAGTTCCCGCGGTGGGCCGGGCTGCCCCTGGAACTCTTCGCTTCGGCCGGCTGCGATCACGTGATCTACCGGCTGGGCGAAGAGTTGGCCGTACGGTTGCCCCGCCATGCCGGGGCCATCGGGCAGGCGCGGAAGGAGTTCCGGTGGCTGCCCCGGCTCGCCCCGCATCTGCCCCTGGCCGTTCCGGTGCCGGTGGGGGTCGGGGAGCCCGGTTTCGGATATCCGTGGCCGTGGGCGGTGTCCCGTTGGCTTGACGGCGAGGTGGCGACCGTCGACGCACTGGCCGACTCCACCGGCGCCGCAGCCGAGTTGGCTCGTTTCCTGCGGTCCCTGCAGAAGTTCGCACCCGACGGCGTTCCCGCCGAGACCGGCCGCGGAGAGCTCGGCAGCTGGTCGTTGGCCGACCGGGACCGCGCGACGCGGTACGCCATCGCCGAGGTCGACGGCGTCTTCGACGCCGCGGCCATGACCGAGCTGTGGGACGCGGCCATGAGCGCCCCCGCGTGGGACCGCCCTCCGGTCTGGTTCCACGGTGACTTCCACACGGGCAACCTGCTGACCGTCGACGGCCGTCTCAGCGCCGTCATCGACTTCGGCGGGCTCGGCATCGGTGACCCGGCGTGCGACCTGATGATCGCCTTCACCCTCATGACGGCCGGCAGCCGAGCCGCATTCCGCGACACGCTCGGCGTGGACGACGCCACCTGGCTGCGGGGCCGCGGCTGGGCTCTGGCCACCGGCCTGAACGCCTACACCTCCTACGCCGCCGTCAACCCCCGGATCGCCGCGCAGACCACCCGGCAGATCACCGAGGCCCTCACCTGCTAG
- a CDS encoding helix-turn-helix domain-containing protein, producing MASLNVGGLGEFLREQRRTAQLSLRQLADAAGVSNPYLSQIERGLRKPSAEILQQLAKALRISAETLYVQAGILDEPQRDRDDLGVAAAVLADPSINEQQKQVLLQIYESFRKENGHPATPPPAPQTEQRADEQAEERAGDDPEQTADATADGKPKPQAQP from the coding sequence ATGGCTTCCCTGAACGTCGGCGGGCTCGGCGAGTTCCTGCGGGAGCAGCGGCGCACCGCGCAGCTGTCCCTGCGGCAGCTCGCCGACGCCGCCGGGGTGTCCAACCCGTACCTCAGTCAGATCGAGCGCGGCCTGCGCAAGCCGAGCGCCGAGATCCTGCAGCAGCTGGCGAAGGCGCTGCGGATCTCCGCCGAGACGCTGTACGTGCAGGCCGGGATCCTCGACGAGCCGCAGCGCGACCGGGACGACCTCGGCGTGGCCGCCGCGGTGCTCGCCGATCCGTCGATCAACGAGCAGCAGAAGCAGGTGCTGCTCCAGATCTACGAGTCCTTCCGCAAGGAGAACGGGCATCCGGCGACACCGCCGCCCGCGCCGCAGACGGAGCAGCGGGCGGACGAGCAGGCGGAGGAGCGGGCGGGCGACGACCCGGAGCAGACCGCCGACGCCACGGCCGACGGGAAGCCGAAGCCGCAAGCACAGCCGTAA
- a CDS encoding C40 family peptidase: MRGTVRGGRALGSRVALAVACVLGVLAGPLAGSAYADPPAPDPQPSASGPGGSGGSDGSGGSGASGEKSLEQVRKEIEDLHSKAESAAEEYNAAEEKAKQQRKNVSALNRKISANKGKMDALKNRAGAMARAQYRGGGMPDEAQLILANSPAEFMRQAGLVRKGQQATRGFLGKLTDTGNRLDGYAAEAADQWQRLESNRKKKAKAKKTVEDRLKKAEKLRSQLEKDELKELAELEKRAADARQARWLESGVLEEIRGKASKAGKRALAYATDQVGKDYEWGAEGPKTFDCSGLTMRAWQAAGETPPRTSQQQWKSLPKVPIKEMRPGDLIIYKKDASHVGMYVGDGSMVHAPRTGRQITVEGAGSMPILGVVRPDGDAAADGG, translated from the coding sequence GTGCGCGGGACCGTACGGGGCGGGCGCGCGCTCGGGAGCCGGGTGGCGCTGGCCGTGGCGTGCGTACTGGGCGTACTGGCCGGGCCGCTGGCGGGGAGCGCGTACGCGGACCCGCCCGCGCCGGATCCGCAGCCGTCCGCGAGCGGTCCTGGCGGCTCTGGCGGCTCTGACGGGTCCGGCGGCTCCGGCGCTTCCGGCGAGAAGAGCCTCGAGCAGGTCCGCAAGGAGATCGAGGACCTGCACAGCAAGGCCGAATCCGCGGCGGAGGAGTACAACGCGGCGGAGGAGAAGGCCAAGCAGCAGCGGAAAAACGTATCGGCGCTGAACCGTAAGATCTCCGCGAACAAGGGCAAGATGGACGCCCTCAAAAACCGCGCCGGCGCGATGGCCCGCGCCCAGTACCGCGGCGGCGGCATGCCGGACGAGGCGCAGCTGATCCTGGCCAACAGCCCGGCGGAGTTCATGCGGCAGGCCGGACTCGTACGCAAGGGCCAGCAGGCCACCCGCGGCTTCCTCGGCAAGCTCACCGACACCGGCAACCGGCTCGACGGGTACGCGGCCGAGGCCGCCGACCAGTGGCAGCGGCTGGAGAGCAACCGCAAGAAGAAGGCCAAGGCGAAGAAGACCGTCGAGGACCGCCTCAAGAAGGCCGAGAAGCTGCGCTCGCAGCTGGAGAAGGACGAGCTCAAGGAGCTGGCCGAGCTGGAGAAGCGCGCCGCGGACGCGCGCCAGGCCCGCTGGCTCGAGAGCGGCGTGCTCGAGGAGATCCGCGGCAAGGCGTCGAAGGCGGGCAAGCGCGCGCTCGCGTACGCCACCGACCAGGTCGGCAAGGACTACGAGTGGGGCGCCGAGGGCCCGAAGACCTTCGACTGCTCAGGACTCACGATGCGCGCGTGGCAGGCGGCGGGCGAGACCCCGCCGCGCACGTCGCAGCAGCAGTGGAAGTCCCTGCCCAAGGTGCCGATCAAGGAGATGCGGCCGGGCGACCTCATCATCTACAAGAAGGACGCCAGCCACGTCGGGATGTACGTCGGCGACGGCTCGATGGTGCACGCGCCGCGCACGGGGCGGCAGATCACGGTGGAGGGCGCGGGCTCGATGCCGATCCTCGGCGTCGTACGGCCGGACGGTGACGCGGCGGCGGACGGCGGCTGA
- a CDS encoding PP2C family protein-serine/threonine phosphatase, which translates to MPVPVHRDNTAASPLAVIPNQGEPQGEGAGSAGLTLLVIEDDPTGSVSVPALLGAPSEPIRTRTARNLTEAERLLTDDVHCILLDLSLTLRTEAGAGGSGGSGGSGGAGGAGGGASGANGGASGAGGGASGAGGADGSDVPDNEDELDMLRRVLRLAPRHAVLALTDGADAERAAAAVRVGAQDYLFRDELDGRLLGRAVRYAVERKRADLAQRQLTESRLRAEENARLERGLLPTPLLHGSDLRFAARYRPGRSRALLGGDFYDTVRTADGTVHAMIGDVCGHGPDEAALGVELRIAWRALTFAGLCGDELLGTLQKVIEHERPTDEVFATLCTVDIAPDGRSAGVCLAGHPSPLIAGCGGAGPRLLPYDESGPALGLLPSARWPRRQVELGRAWSLMMYTDGLIEGRVGTGRQRLGQEGMVDIVARFLAQGRRGEALLEATMEEVRGLNGGELTDDVAVLLLDRG; encoded by the coding sequence ATGCCGGTACCCGTGCATCGGGACAACACGGCGGCCTCGCCGCTCGCGGTGATCCCGAACCAGGGTGAGCCCCAGGGGGAAGGGGCCGGAAGCGCAGGGCTCACCCTGTTGGTGATCGAAGACGACCCGACCGGGAGTGTCAGCGTGCCCGCGCTGCTGGGCGCGCCCAGCGAGCCCATCCGGACCCGTACCGCCCGCAACCTCACCGAGGCCGAGCGGCTCCTGACCGACGACGTGCACTGCATCCTGCTCGACCTGTCGCTCACCCTCCGTACGGAGGCGGGCGCGGGCGGTTCGGGCGGTTCGGGCGGTTCGGGCGGCGCGGGTGGTGCGGGCGGCGGTGCGAGCGGTGCGAACGGCGGTGCGAGCGGTGCGGGCGGCGGTGCGAGCGGTGCGGGCGGCGCGGACGGCTCCGACGTACCCGACAACGAGGACGAGCTGGACATGTTGCGCCGCGTCCTCCGCCTCGCCCCCCGGCACGCCGTACTCGCCCTGACCGACGGCGCGGACGCCGAACGGGCGGCCGCGGCCGTACGCGTCGGCGCCCAGGACTACCTCTTCCGCGACGAGCTCGACGGCCGCCTCCTCGGCCGCGCCGTCCGTTACGCCGTCGAACGCAAGCGCGCCGACCTCGCCCAGCGCCAGCTCACCGAGTCGCGCCTGCGCGCCGAGGAGAACGCCCGGCTGGAACGCGGCCTGCTGCCCACCCCGCTACTGCACGGCAGCGACCTGCGGTTCGCCGCCCGCTACAGGCCCGGCCGGTCCCGCGCGCTGCTCGGCGGCGACTTCTACGACACGGTCCGTACCGCCGACGGCACCGTGCACGCGATGATCGGCGACGTGTGCGGGCACGGGCCCGACGAAGCGGCACTCGGCGTCGAACTGCGCATCGCCTGGCGCGCGCTGACCTTCGCCGGACTGTGCGGCGACGAACTGCTCGGCACCCTGCAGAAGGTCATCGAGCACGAGCGGCCCACCGACGAGGTGTTCGCCACCCTCTGCACCGTCGACATCGCCCCCGACGGGCGCAGCGCGGGCGTGTGCCTGGCGGGCCACCCGTCGCCCCTCATCGCGGGCTGCGGCGGCGCCGGGCCGCGGCTGCTCCCGTACGACGAGAGCGGCCCCGCGCTCGGCCTGCTGCCGTCGGCACGCTGGCCCCGGCGTCAGGTGGAGCTGGGCCGCGCCTGGTCGCTGATGATGTACACGGACGGGCTGATCGAGGGCCGCGTCGGCACGGGCCGACAGCGGCTGGGCCAGGAGGGCATGGTCGACATCGTCGCCCGCTTCCTCGCGCAGGGGCGGCGCGGCGAGGCGCTGCTCGAGGCGACGATGGAGGAGGTCCGCGGGCTCAACGGCGGCGAGCTGACGGACGACGTGGCGGTGCTGCTGCTGGACCGCGGGTGA
- the pstS gene encoding phosphate ABC transporter substrate-binding protein PstS encodes MKLQRTNRLRALAAGALAVSGALVLTACGSDDNSGSGDDGSSKAASNIKCEGKGNLLASGSSAQKNAMDVWVKNYQAACPDTQINYKPTGSGAGIQEFLQGKTAFAGSDSALEPEEVTQSKKVCKSGQGIDLPLVGGPIAVTYNVSGVDNLVLDADTLAKIFDSKITKWDDAAIKKLNPDANLPSTKIQAFHRSDDSGTTDNFTKYLNKAAPNSWKYEPAKKWAAEGGQSADGSSGIATNVKQNDGAIGYAELSYATGNNIPTVKLDTGADAPVEATTANASKAIAEAKVVGKGNDLAMDLNYTTKAAGAYPMVLVTYEVACDKGNDKATLAATKSFLKYAASADGQKALADIDYAPMPDEIITKVRQTIDSLA; translated from the coding sequence GTGAAGCTTCAGCGCACGAACCGGCTTCGCGCCCTCGCCGCCGGCGCTCTCGCGGTCTCCGGTGCCCTGGTCCTCACCGCCTGTGGCTCGGACGACAACTCGGGCAGCGGCGACGACGGGTCCAGCAAGGCCGCCAGCAACATCAAGTGCGAGGGCAAGGGCAACCTGCTCGCCTCGGGCTCCAGCGCGCAGAAGAACGCCATGGACGTCTGGGTGAAGAACTACCAGGCCGCCTGCCCCGACACCCAGATCAACTACAAGCCCACCGGCTCCGGCGCGGGCATCCAGGAGTTCCTCCAGGGCAAGACCGCCTTCGCGGGCTCCGACTCGGCGCTCGAGCCGGAAGAGGTCACGCAGTCGAAGAAGGTCTGCAAGAGCGGCCAGGGCATCGACCTGCCGCTCGTCGGCGGCCCGATCGCCGTGACGTACAACGTCTCCGGCGTGGACAACCTCGTGCTGGACGCCGACACCCTCGCCAAGATCTTCGACTCGAAGATCACCAAGTGGGACGACGCGGCCATCAAGAAGCTCAACCCGGACGCCAACCTGCCGTCCACCAAGATCCAGGCGTTCCACCGCTCGGACGACTCCGGTACGACGGACAACTTCACCAAGTACCTCAACAAGGCTGCGCCCAACTCCTGGAAGTACGAGCCCGCCAAGAAGTGGGCCGCCGAGGGCGGCCAGTCCGCGGACGGCTCCTCCGGCATCGCCACGAACGTCAAGCAGAACGACGGTGCGATCGGCTACGCCGAGCTGTCCTACGCCACGGGCAACAACATCCCCACCGTGAAGCTGGACACTGGTGCGGACGCCCCCGTCGAGGCCACCACGGCGAACGCCTCGAAGGCCATCGCCGAGGCCAAGGTCGTCGGCAAGGGCAACGACCTGGCGATGGACCTCAACTACACGACGAAGGCCGCGGGCGCGTACCCGATGGTCCTGGTGACCTACGAGGTCGCCTGCGACAAGGGCAACGACAAGGCGACGCTCGCCGCCACCAAGTCCTTCCTCAAGTACGCCGCCAGCGCGGACGGCCAGAAGGCGCTCGCCGACATCGACTACGCGCCGATGCCCGACGAGATCATCACGAAGGTCCGCCAGACCATCGACAGCCTCGCCTGA
- a CDS encoding MmcQ/YjbR family DNA-binding protein: MSAADDRLQDTARQVALALPDVSHGRPFTPALDVYKVAGKVFLIVTDDPDEQIITVKCEPEHARAQQRGYPTITPGRYLDKRHWISLGPGPGITKRLVTDAVEHSYDLVVEGLPRRDGPGTR; encoded by the coding sequence GTGAGTGCGGCCGACGACCGGCTCCAGGACACCGCCCGCCAGGTGGCCCTCGCCCTCCCCGACGTCAGCCACGGCCGCCCCTTCACCCCCGCACTCGACGTGTACAAGGTCGCAGGCAAGGTGTTCCTGATCGTCACCGACGACCCGGACGAGCAGATCATCACGGTCAAGTGCGAACCCGAGCACGCCCGCGCGCAACAACGCGGCTACCCCACGATCACACCGGGCCGCTACCTCGACAAACGGCACTGGATCTCGCTCGGTCCGGGCCCCGGCATCACCAAGCGGCTGGTCACGGACGCGGTCGAGCACTCCTACGACCTGGTCGTCGAAGGACTGCCGCGACGCGACGGCCCCGGCACGCGGTGA
- the pstA gene encoding phosphate ABC transporter permease PstA, translating to MTDVTLDKTPVDEVPVPSAPLRQPRLPRWAPFGLAVLAAALGCGIGLAAGLDSRIQWGLIAAVLYVAITFSLTTAVEGKRQARDRLATSVVWVCFLIAVVPLLSLIWETVARGSKVLDNTFLTHSMNGVITLQPGGGAYHALIGTLEQIGLASLLAAPIGLLTAIYLVEYGTGKLAKAITFFVDVMTGIPSIVAGLFVLAFWIIYLDMGYSGFAGAMSLAILMMPIVVRSTEEMLKLVPNELREASLALGVPKWLTILRVVLPTAIGGITTGVMLAIARIAGETAPILLLVFGASSINANPFDGAQSSLPYYVYEQWKLGNEASYDRAWGAALLLIAFVMVLNLLARGIAAWKAPKSGR from the coding sequence ATGACCGACGTCACCCTGGACAAGACGCCCGTCGACGAGGTGCCCGTACCCTCCGCTCCGCTGCGCCAGCCGCGGCTGCCGCGCTGGGCCCCGTTCGGCCTCGCGGTCCTCGCCGCCGCCCTGGGCTGCGGCATCGGACTGGCGGCCGGGCTGGACAGCCGTATCCAGTGGGGCCTGATCGCGGCCGTTCTCTACGTCGCCATCACGTTCAGCCTGACGACCGCCGTCGAGGGCAAGCGCCAGGCCCGGGACCGGCTGGCGACCAGCGTCGTGTGGGTCTGCTTCCTGATCGCGGTCGTGCCGCTGCTCTCCCTCATCTGGGAGACCGTCGCCCGCGGTTCGAAGGTGCTGGACAACACGTTCCTCACGCACTCCATGAACGGCGTGATCACCCTGCAGCCGGGCGGCGGCGCGTACCACGCGCTGATCGGCACCCTCGAGCAGATCGGGCTGGCGAGCCTCCTGGCCGCGCCGATCGGCCTGCTCACGGCGATCTACCTGGTCGAGTACGGGACCGGCAAGCTCGCCAAGGCCATCACGTTCTTCGTCGACGTCATGACGGGCATCCCGTCGATCGTCGCCGGTCTGTTCGTGCTGGCCTTCTGGATCATCTACCTCGACATGGGTTACTCGGGCTTCGCCGGCGCCATGTCCCTCGCGATCCTGATGATGCCCATCGTCGTCCGGTCCACCGAGGAGATGCTCAAGCTGGTGCCGAACGAGCTGCGGGAGGCGTCTCTCGCGCTCGGCGTGCCGAAGTGGCTGACGATCCTCCGGGTCGTGCTGCCCACCGCGATCGGCGGCATCACGACCGGCGTCATGCTGGCCATCGCCCGTATCGCCGGTGAGACCGCGCCCATCCTGCTGCTGGTGTTCGGCGCCTCGTCGATCAACGCGAACCCGTTCGACGGCGCCCAGTCGTCGCTGCCGTACTACGTCTACGAGCAGTGGAAGCTCGGCAACGAGGCGTCGTACGACCGAGCGTGGGGCGCCGCCCTGCTGCTGATCGCGTTCGTCATGGTGCTCAACCTGCTGGCGCGCGGCATCGCCGCCTGGAAGGCACCCAAGTCCGGCCGCTGA
- the pstC gene encoding phosphate ABC transporter permease subunit PstC — MSIDSAPASASPPPPTPVSTAGGKKPTRPGDRVFLGLARGSGITLLVIMAAIAVFLTWQATKALGENEGNFLTTFEWDVNAEPPVFGIAVLAFGTVVSSIIAMVLAVPVSIGIALFISHYAPRKLATPLAYVVDLLAAVPSIVYGLWGALFLVPHLTGLYEWMDEYLGWTGIFEYNGGAARSLFTAGILLAIMILPVVTNVSREVFKQSPKMQEEAALALGATRWEVIRMSVLPFGRSGVISASMLGLGRALGETMAVATVLSPSFLIAPSLLDPGGGTFAQNIAASFKEASPAGVGREALIASGLVLFVITLLVNGLARLIIARRKEYSGANA, encoded by the coding sequence ATGAGTATTGATTCCGCACCCGCTTCGGCCTCGCCGCCACCGCCGACCCCTGTGAGCACCGCCGGCGGCAAGAAGCCGACCCGCCCCGGCGACCGCGTCTTCCTCGGGCTCGCCCGCGGTTCCGGCATCACGCTGCTGGTCATCATGGCCGCCATCGCGGTCTTCCTGACGTGGCAGGCCACGAAGGCCCTCGGCGAGAACGAGGGCAACTTCCTCACGACGTTCGAGTGGGACGTCAACGCCGAGCCGCCGGTCTTCGGCATCGCGGTCCTCGCGTTCGGCACCGTCGTCAGCTCCATCATCGCGATGGTGCTCGCCGTGCCCGTCTCCATCGGCATCGCGCTGTTCATCTCGCACTACGCGCCGCGCAAGCTCGCCACGCCCCTCGCGTACGTGGTGGACCTGCTGGCCGCCGTCCCCTCCATCGTCTACGGCCTGTGGGGCGCGCTCTTCCTGGTGCCGCACCTCACCGGGCTGTACGAGTGGATGGACGAGTACCTCGGCTGGACCGGCATCTTCGAGTACAACGGCGGAGCCGCGCGCTCACTGTTCACCGCGGGCATCCTGCTGGCGATCATGATCCTGCCGGTCGTCACGAACGTTTCCCGCGAGGTCTTCAAACAGTCCCCGAAGATGCAGGAGGAGGCCGCGCTCGCGCTCGGCGCCACGCGCTGGGAGGTCATCCGGATGTCGGTGCTGCCCTTCGGCCGCTCCGGCGTCATCAGCGCGTCCATGCTCGGCCTCGGCCGTGCGCTGGGCGAGACCATGGCCGTGGCCACGGTGCTCTCGCCGAGCTTCCTGATCGCGCCCAGCCTGCTCGACCCGGGCGGCGGCACGTTCGCCCAGAACATCGCGGCCTCCTTCAAGGAGGCCTCCCCGGCGGGCGTCGGGCGTGAGGCGCTCATCGCCTCCGGCCTGGTCCTGTTCGTCATCACGCTGCTGGTCAACGGTCTCGCCCGGCTGATCATCGCGCGCCGCAAGGAGTACTCGGGGGCCAACGCATGA
- a CDS encoding DUF2516 family protein, with amino-acid sequence MLVQEFTASVWLLIGIVLLALAVFAFIDAAMRRQDAYPAADKQNKQFWMIILGITVAVNLLIPMLFLQIIGLIATIVYIVDVRPALKQVIGGNGRRQGGSSSDGPYGPFNGGR; translated from the coding sequence ATGTTGGTGCAGGAATTCACGGCATCGGTCTGGCTGCTGATCGGCATCGTTCTGCTCGCGCTGGCCGTCTTCGCGTTCATCGACGCCGCGATGCGCCGGCAGGACGCGTATCCGGCGGCGGACAAGCAGAACAAGCAGTTCTGGATGATCATCCTGGGCATCACGGTGGCGGTGAACCTGCTGATCCCGATGCTGTTCCTGCAGATCATCGGCCTGATCGCGACTATCGTCTACATCGTGGACGTCCGCCCCGCCCTCAAGCAGGTCATCGGCGGAAACGGGCGCCGGCAGGGCGGCAGCAGCAGCGACGGGCCGTACGGGCCGTTCAACGGCGGTCGCTGA